The genomic region TGTTTGGGGGTGTCTGCAGCAGTGTGGGGATAAAGGGACAGGCTGTGGGCGATCCTAGGATGGGAGGGGTGGGCACTGGGGTTCCCCTTGTGTAGAAGCAAACTTTTtgctctttaaatatttctgtagtgAGAAAATCTGCACTCTCAGTTACAACCCAGCCCTTCACAGGCAAAAATGCCCAGCACTGAGTGCAGTGAATTTGTACTCAAGGGCTAGTgaatgttttgggtttcttCCTAAACACTGGGTTTAGGCTGGGTTGTTGTTCTAAGCTCCCAGTGTCCCTTtaagcacacacagccccagtgctggaCTAAACCGATGGCTGCTGCAGAGTGACAACAGCAGGACcgtcccctggggctgggcagtgaCACTCAGTGGGTGCTGGGtacccctggctgtgccaggacacaCAGTGACACCGATGGCACCCCGCGAGCCGCAGCGTTACCTGAACGGTTCCGACTCGTGCACGTCGAGCGCGGCCCCTCGTATCCGTCCCTCCTTCAGGGCTTGGGTTAAGGCCTTCTCATCCACCAGCCCCCCGCGGGCCGTGTTCACCAGGAACGCCCCCTGCCTCATCTGCACCGGCCCAGAGAGGGATGGGGTCAGCTGGGTGCACCCACCCCTCCTGTCCTCACCCCCACCCTGgggtgctgccccagctgtggcagcatcCTGCTTtgtgtgctccagccctcctgtcctcatcccatccccagctgtggcagcatcCTGCTTtgtgtgctccagccctcctgtcctcatcccatccccagctgtggcagcatcCTGCTTtgtgtgctccagccctcctgtcctcatcccatccctaggatgctgccccagctgcagcagcatcctgcttTTCATgttccagccccagagcagcccccatCCCGCTGCACATGGGTTTTCCATCTCTGGTTGGAGctggcaaacaaaacccaccGTTGCCACCACCTCTGcaccacagggatggggatcaTTTACCTGGCAGGACACTGCTCCCCCTAAGCACCGTGGGGAGACACACCTGGGTGCAAGCAGCtcttctggagctgctggggaagctgagggatctgtggccagccctgcccaccacCAAAGCTCTCCTTGGCCAGGCACATGAGGGTGAATTAATTACCTGCTTAATCGTGAAGTCGTTGATCAGGTGGTGGTTGTGTTCGTTGAGGTTGCAGTGCAGGGAGACGCAGTCGCTCTGGTAGAGCAGGTCCTGCAGGGTGTAGACCCGCTGGACGCCCAGGGAGCGCTCGATGCCGTCCTGCAGGTACGGGTCATAGAAGATCACGTTGAAGCCAAAGGCCTTGGCTCGGACCGCCACCGCCTGCGCAGTGCGACCTGTGCCgaagggaagggacagggcGAGTTAACTGAGCCAAATCCCTGCATCCATGAGGCTGAGATCCCAGCAGGACCTGAGGACTGTCCCCAGGCATTCCCATTccttgcctcagtttccccatttAAACAAgcttttgcatttaatttgcCGATCCCACCTCTAATGCTGAAATGCTCTACTGCTGTGGCTGAACTTAAGCTCTGTTTTACACAGCCCTGCCACTGTGCAGGCTGGAGTGGCTCaggaaggccaggctggggtAGCTGTGGCTCAGGGATGGGCTACTTTTGGGAGAGGACAGCAGCACTACCTCTAGAGCTGCGGTCTCTCTGAAACCACAACTGTGTTTCACCAGCGCTCCTCCAAGGACTCAACCACAGCTCACAAACAgctccctccccaaaaacccacgTGAGACGTCCTCCCCATTTCACACCGACCCACTGTGGTGGCTCTGGGTTTGGAACTGCTCCTTTTGGGTCCTCCCCAGGGCCGTGCAGAGGCTCTGCGCCCCTCAGGAGCAGCCCTCCCGTGTGTGGCACGCACCGAAGCCGATGAGGCCGAGCGTCTCCCCGCGGATGCGCGCGGCCCCCGAGGCCACCTCGCGGATCTGCTCCACGCTCTGCACGCGCGTGCCCTCGCGCAGCGCCTGGTACAGCCACGTGTTCCGCCGGTACAGGTTCAGCCGTGGCCGTAGGAGTCGCGTTCCTCCCTCCACCGCCGGGATGTTGCACACGCGATCcgggaggaaaaaaaacaaaaaaaaccacaacacaaaaaccacacacacaaaaagagaaCACCACACACACATCACAGATCACAGATCCCACACCACAGATCCCACATCTCACACACACATCACAGATCACAGATCCCACACACACATCACAGATCACAGATCCCAAATCACACATCACAGACCACAGATCCCACACACACATCACAGATCACAgatcccacacacacacatcacagACCACTGATCCCACATCACAGATCACAGATCCCACATCAGAGATCACAGATCCCACATCACACATCACAGATCCCACACACACATCACACATCACAGATCCCATATCACAGATCATTcctgaaaacaataattatctgatttgcctctcctgtgttttgctgctttggaatgtggcttggacattttttaccaacaggtgaatgtttgattggttccatgtgaattatGTTCAATTAATGACCAgtcactgcccagctgtgtcagactctctgagcagtcatgagtttttatcattcattcttgttaagccttctgatgcatcttttctctttccttagtatagttttagtatagcatagcataatataatataatataatgtaatgtaatagtatagtatagtatagtacaGTATATTATAGCATATTAGagtaaatataatataatataatataatataatataatataatataatataatataatataatataatataatataatataatataatataatataatataatataatataatataatataatataatataatataatataatataatataatataatataatataatatatcagctttctaagaacatggactcaaattctcatctctcacctcatcctggggacctcacaaacaccacactcTGTGCCCCTTAAACACCCACGAATGATGGTTCAAGCCCATCATCCCAGTCTGGGGGTGCCTTTTAATGGGTCCAAActggtgcccagcccagcccagccctggcactgttGTTTAGGCACTGGTCATTGATTGACTGCACAGTTTAAAAACCACCTTATGGAAAGCAATACCAATTAAACTTTATGCTACATTTGTGGGGAGTCATTACATTTTCTACTCGAAACCACATCATTTGGCCACCCAATTTGCCaagtaaaaaaagaaggattACGCTGCAGTATCCCATTACTTTATTCGTTAtatctttcctttcctgatgTTCAAAGCCTCAGAACATTGTTATAATGGATAATAACAATAAGAGttaaaaacatgaagaaacCATTACACCGAGGAGACACTGTTCTCctcttgaaaaaagaaaacaattcacTATATTGAGAATTGCTTTTTTTAGGAATGACTATTTGCGACTCTCTTATCGCAATTATCTCTGTAAAACGGCTCAGGTGGAATGGCTGTTATTCTTCACTTCCCCAGAGATAACCTTTAATACAACAGATCCCAAACaccactgcagggctgctccacaGACTGAATCTTGGGATCAGATGAGCAGAGCTTGTTGTAACTCAGCTGCTAAAACCAGGGTACAATtaagctcctggagctgggggtgtgCAGCCAAAAGTCTCTGTGACCACCCAAACCAGTTTGGAAACTGGGTGGCCCCAGCACTGTCTTACATGACCCTCCCTATTTTTGGCAATCCACACTAAAAGCCCTTTTCAAGCTCCTGAGGCACCTTTGAGGAGATGGCAAAGGAGGTGGCAACAACACAAcacacaattcctgctccaCCATCCAACACAACGCCTTCCCAGCAGAGTGGGCATGACTCAGAGAACCAGCTCAGATCAAGAGACTGATCTTGCTtaacaaaatataataaacCACCCTTCCTCCAATTTTTCTGAAGCTGTATCAACTCTCCTGTGCCAGAAACAGAACAGCCATACAAATATCCAGTGGTATGAGGGGGCACCTGGAACTTGGAACAGTGCAGGAATGAGGGATTCAGACAGGACAAATTTAACATGATATGAATTCAAAAGCTGCCTTCTAAAACTGCACAGTTTTGTTCACTTCATGGTCAAGTTTTCTTGTCATAATATTCTCCATGTGCAATAAATGTGAACTGCACCTGTAACTTTAGGAGCTGAATGGAGGTCCTGCCTGGaactgtgctgtgccagcatgGTCCCATGGAAGCAGCAGATCCTTGTGCTGATTTTAAAGGATTGGAAGGGCAGGGGAAGAAGTGagggtgcagagctgggacctACCGAGCTCCCCAGCAGCTTTGATGTCGATGTTGTCGTAGCCGCTGCCTATTCGGACGATGACCCGCAAGGCCTTGAACTTCTCCAGGTCCTCCCGGGTCAGGGTGATGGTGTGGTACATCATGGCCCCCACAGCTTCATTCAACACCTGCAACACACACAGGAGTGGGTACATCTtgcccccaccccacagctTCATTCAACACCTGCAACACACACAGCAGTCAGGGCAGGGAGATGGGGGGGTACATCATGGCCCCCACAGCTTCATTCAACACCTGCAACACACACAGGAGCCACCAGCACAcctgaggggacacctgcagctcaggaatCAGGAATATGACCCAGGGAGTTGGACATTTTCACTGCTGACCTGCTGTCTGAGCCAGGTGTCACCAAACCACCAACAGCTTTGGGAATGGACTTGGTGAATGTCTGAAAATGATGATGCTACATCTGAGCAGACCAGGCAGATGAAAACCACGTTTGTCTCTCACCTGGACCATTTTCCAGGTGGTTATCTGCAAACCCCTCTGCTTCCAAGCAGCAGTAATTCTGCTTTTGGAAAGGTATTaggtgctgcagcagtgtctgttGGGTTGAACAGGACTGTGACACTCCTAACgcctccagctccttgtgcatGTGAAACCCTGGCCACACCAGTCACATCCACCTTCCCTGCCTCTTCTCAGGGGGCCTGAGAagctctgcagaggctgcacagtcacacagggctgggctttgtCCCCTTCAGTGAAGATCCAGACCTTCATCTGTCCTCACCATAACCTACCTCAGTGCTCCAAAAACCCAAGACCCATCCAAACCCCTCAAACTGGCTCATCTATTAATGTCTCACAAAAATCTCCCATTCTCCTTCCCCCAAATTTAACATCTGCAAAGACCAGCACTGATCCTATTTGTATTCCTCTTTCCCAGATCCTGGAAGTGATTTCTGATCACTTTAAACCTCGTTTGAGGTAtctaaaataatacttttatgGGAAGTATGTACATGCAGTTGAGCTTGCAAGCAGGAACACTCATCCACCCTGCATGGATCTGCCTGAATGATTCCCAAACCTCCTCCACTCcctctgcagagggaggagctgctggaggtgcaggaGCACCTGTGAAGAGCCACCAGCTGCACCTGGGGTGGTGTCAgcaaagccacagcagcaccacagatTTCAAAAAACATGAGAAACGTTAATAACATTGATGTGAAAAACCTGATGCAAAGAGATAAAGtgacttgggttttttttccaaaataacatctggctcctgaaacaGCCTGAATGAATTTTAATCTGCAGTGGCTTCTGTTGATGTTATCTGCTGATTGACTCAAAGTGCAGCTTTGTACACTTTCTGCtcaaaaaccaaacaatcacagaatggtttgggttggaagacaGCTCAATTTTCCAAACCCttgctatgggcagggacactttccactatcccaggttgctccaagccctgttcaacctggccttgggcactgccagggatccaggggcagccccagctgctctgggcaccctgtgccagggctgcccaccctcacagggaacaattcctaattcccaatatcccatccatccctgccctctggcagtgggaagccattccctgtgtcctgtccctccatccctcatccctctgcagctctcctggagccccttcaggccctgcaaggtgctctgagctctccctggagccccttcaggccctggaaggtGCTTTACAGATGGATGTGgaagagcccagcccctgctgcccccagcccaccccagctctcctggtACCTTCTCGTGGATCTCCTGAGTTGATTGTGCGTCACAGAAGGCCACGGTGGCCAGGTCCTTGAGGATGGGCATCTCCACGGTGCAGTCCCTGCCgtccagcagtgccaccagggGCCGCGGGTGCATGGGGCCGTTCATGATCTGCGGGCGGATACCTGCGGGCACACAGGGGTTTTAACCTCAGCGGGGTCCCTGCCAGGGACTGCAGGGGACCTGGTGACACCCTGGTGacacagcaggggcaggggtGACAGCAACACGGGCTGAAGCCTGGCCAAGGGACTGGAGCACTCTCTGGGAACACAGCTGAGGTTTTGCCCCTGGTTTGTTAGGGAATGGCTTTACCGTTCTGATCACCTCAGAAAAACAAGTTCAAACAGAGAATCACTCAAAAAATAGGATTATTGGAAAATCACGGGAAGAGCAGGACACTGAAGAGCTCTTTAGCACAGAAGGTTATACTCTGATGTATTACCAGCTACCAAAGGTTCATGGGAACAGCAAAGTTCATCTTTGTAAACCCAACATTCTCCTCTGAGATGAGGAAGGAATTGATCACCACCAAGGGCCACAGAAGGCTGAATTTTATATTCTATTTCTTGCTCTGTTGGGGATTAACTGGTTCATTTTGGGACAAGTCACTTAGAAATCTCTACATCTCCCTTTCAGTAAAGGTGTTTATTATATTAGGACCTTATGAAATATCTCAGGTGCCTTTCTCAGCTCCCAGGCAGTTtctgggcagagcacaggggaggggacaggtgcTCTGGGTACAATGTGAtgctttatttctgctgctgcaccatgaggtggctggagctggaagtTCTGGGTTTGAGTCTCCAAACCCTCACAG from Camarhynchus parvulus chromosome 6, STF_HiC, whole genome shotgun sequence harbors:
- the CTBP2 gene encoding C-terminal-binding protein 2 — protein: MALVDKHKVKRQRLDRICEGIRPQIMNGPMHPRPLVALLDGRDCTVEMPILKDLATVAFCDAQSTQEIHEKVLNEAVGAMMYHTITLTREDLEKFKALRVIVRIGSGYDNIDIKAAGELGRSVCNIPAVEGGTRLLRPRLNLYRRNTWLYQALREGTRVQSVEQIREVASGAARIRGETLGLIGFGRTAQAVAVRAKAFGFNVIFYDPYLQDGIERSLGVQRVYTLQDLLYQSDCVSLHCNLNEHNHHLINDFTIKQMRQGAFLVNTARGGLVDEKALTQALKEGRIRGAALDVHESEPFSFAQGPLKDAPNLICTPHTAWYSEQASLEMREAAATEIRRAITGRIPESLRNCVNKEFFVTTAPWSVIDQQAIHPELNGATYRYPPGMVSVAPGGIPAAMEGIIPGGIPVTHNLPTVAHPSQAPSPNQPTKHGDNREHPNEQ